A stretch of the Mesorhizobium sp. Pch-S genome encodes the following:
- a CDS encoding cytochrome P450: MPTKPAYLSFDPATRHVSLDPHEPAFVQSPYEAYAWLHANSPAFFWKEFGFWCLGGYDMVNGLLRDRRFGRQNPAGIPDSRGVDRDRSHLAAFDAIEANSMLELEPPVHTRLRTLVNRAFVSRQVERLRPRVEALANELIDRFEPGKPVDLLPAYAAPLPITIIAEMLGVPVAMGPQLLDWSHQMVAMYMHGRTRETEDTANRAAREFADFLRGYVAERRKQPGDDLLSLLISAQEDGQKLSEDELVSSTILLLNAGHEATVHQTGNAVRSVLAQGGDPRRFFTSPEATAAAVEECLRYDAPLHMFTRYAYQDIEVVPGVTIKQNEQIGLLLGMANRDPSAFAGPDVFTPERDDQKNVSFGAGIHFCIGAPLARLELQVSLKTLFERLPTLQFAEEPKFRDTYHFHGLERLSLRS, translated from the coding sequence ATGCCGACCAAGCCAGCCTATCTCTCCTTCGATCCGGCCACCCGGCACGTCAGTCTCGATCCGCACGAGCCGGCTTTCGTCCAGAGTCCCTATGAGGCCTATGCCTGGCTGCATGCCAACAGTCCGGCCTTCTTCTGGAAGGAATTCGGCTTCTGGTGCCTGGGCGGCTACGACATGGTCAACGGCCTGCTCCGCGACCGCCGCTTCGGTCGACAGAACCCGGCCGGCATTCCAGACAGCCGTGGCGTCGACCGGGATCGCAGCCATCTGGCCGCGTTCGACGCGATTGAAGCCAATTCCATGCTGGAGCTGGAGCCGCCGGTGCACACCCGACTGCGCACGCTGGTCAACCGCGCTTTCGTCTCTCGCCAGGTGGAGCGGCTGCGGCCCCGCGTGGAAGCGCTCGCCAACGAACTGATCGATCGCTTCGAGCCGGGCAAACCCGTGGACCTGCTGCCTGCCTATGCAGCGCCTTTGCCAATTACCATCATCGCCGAGATGCTCGGCGTGCCTGTGGCAATGGGGCCGCAGCTGCTCGACTGGTCGCACCAGATGGTGGCCATGTACATGCACGGGCGCACGCGCGAGACCGAGGATACGGCCAACCGCGCGGCGCGCGAATTTGCCGACTTTCTGCGCGGCTATGTCGCCGAACGACGCAAGCAGCCAGGTGACGACCTGCTGTCGCTGCTGATCTCGGCTCAGGAGGACGGACAGAAACTCTCGGAAGACGAACTGGTGTCCTCGACCATCCTTCTGCTCAACGCAGGCCATGAGGCAACCGTGCATCAGACCGGCAACGCAGTGCGTTCAGTCCTCGCGCAGGGCGGCGACCCTCGACGTTTCTTCACGTCGCCGGAAGCTACCGCCGCAGCTGTCGAGGAATGCCTGCGCTACGATGCACCGCTGCATATGTTCACCCGCTACGCCTATCAGGACATCGAAGTCGTACCGGGGGTAACCATAAAGCAGAACGAGCAGATCGGTCTCCTGCTCGGAATGGCCAATCGCGACCCTTCCGCCTTCGCGGGACCGGATGTCTTTACCCCAGAACGCGACGATCAGAAGAATGTCTCCTTTGGCGCCGGCATCCATTTCTGCATCGGGGCCCCATTGGCCAGGCTGGAACTGCAGGTATCGCTGAAGACGCTGTTCGAGCGCCTGCCGACATTACAGTTCGCCGAAGAGCCAAAGTTCCGCGACACTTATCACTTCCATGGACTGGAAAGGCTCAGCCTCCGCTCCTGA
- a CDS encoding methyltransferase domain-containing protein — translation MRQDKYLLGRGPAEEARLKRQIANLAPDSDAQFERIGIKPGERVIDLGCGPGGVLHLLGKRVGVTGSVLGLERSPHFVDMARRFVADHALPQVEVREGDAYDTGLERGSFDGAHMRLVLVNVPEPQRIVREMVALVRPGGWIASFEADFVAHFCDPVLPAWERLLNAYIAYSAAQGIDLFIGRRTHRLFHEAGLTDIHVDAVYHVYPLGHDRRPMLYEFVNNVREKMIDQGFIAQYDLETDMAALETHLADPDVLVTSHTFFRVSGRVPG, via the coding sequence ATGCGGCAGGACAAATATCTGCTCGGCCGTGGCCCGGCCGAGGAAGCAAGGCTGAAACGGCAGATCGCCAATCTGGCACCGGATTCCGATGCACAATTCGAGCGGATCGGCATCAAGCCGGGTGAACGGGTCATCGACCTGGGTTGCGGACCAGGCGGCGTACTGCATCTGCTTGGCAAGCGCGTCGGCGTGACCGGCTCGGTGCTGGGCCTTGAGCGCAGCCCGCATTTCGTCGACATGGCACGTCGGTTCGTCGCCGATCATGCGCTGCCGCAAGTCGAGGTGCGTGAGGGCGATGCCTATGATACCGGGCTGGAACGCGGGTCGTTCGACGGCGCGCATATGCGGCTGGTCCTGGTCAATGTGCCGGAGCCGCAGCGCATCGTGCGCGAGATGGTGGCGCTGGTGCGGCCGGGGGGCTGGATCGCGAGCTTCGAGGCCGATTTCGTCGCCCATTTCTGCGATCCGGTACTGCCGGCCTGGGAGCGGCTGCTCAACGCCTACATCGCGTACTCAGCGGCACAAGGCATCGACCTGTTTATCGGCCGGCGCACGCATCGCCTGTTCCACGAAGCGGGCCTGACCGACATCCATGTCGACGCGGTCTACCATGTCTATCCGCTCGGACACGACCGGCGGCCGATGCTCTACGAGTTCGTCAACAATGTGCGCGAGAAGATGATCGATCAGGGGTTCATCGCACAGTACGACCTCGAAACGGACATGGCCGCGCTCGAAACCCATCTTGCGGATCCTGACGTGCTGGTGACCTCGCACACTTTCTTCAGGGTATCGGGTCGGGTACCGGGATAG
- a CDS encoding cupin domain-containing protein, with amino-acid sequence MSQPKFLTVSTDGIEPEHGAPAPDRLVSGDPKFRTWNAEERGGGLYAGIWESTPGKWRIVYDEWEFCHILSGVSVIAEEGGEARTVRAGDSFVLRPGFKGSWEVLETTRKEYVIKL; translated from the coding sequence ATGAGCCAGCCGAAATTCCTCACCGTTTCCACTGACGGCATCGAGCCGGAACATGGCGCGCCGGCTCCGGACCGTCTGGTTTCGGGCGATCCGAAATTCCGTACCTGGAATGCCGAAGAGCGCGGTGGCGGTCTCTACGCCGGTATATGGGAATCAACGCCGGGCAAATGGCGTATCGTCTATGACGAATGGGAGTTCTGCCACATCCTCTCAGGCGTCTCCGTGATCGCGGAGGAAGGTGGGGAGGCGCGCACCGTGCGGGCAGGCGACAGTTTCGTGCTCAGGCCCGGCTTCAAGGGAAGCTGGGAAGTGCTTGAAACGACTCGCAAGGAATATGTCATCAAGCTCTGA
- a CDS encoding O-acetylhomoserine aminocarboxypropyltransferase: MSQRAPGFNTLAVHAGAKPDPATGARATPIYQTTSYVFDDADHAASLFGLKAFGNIYTRIMNPTQAVLEERVAALEGGTAALAVASGHAAQLLVAHTLLKSGENFVAARRLYGGSINQFGHAFKNFGWEVRWGDTNDVSTFEKQIDENTKFIFAESLANPNGEFVDIEKLGDIARKHGIPLVVDNTLATPYLVRPIEHGADIVVHSLTKFIGGHGNSIGGVIVDGGTFDWSKSGKYPMLSEPRPEYGGLVLHETFGNFAFAIATRVLGLRDFGPAISPFNAFLILTGLETLPLRMQRHCDNASTVAAWLANHPKVSWVSYPGLSTDKNNALHKKYSPLGAGAVFTFGLKGGYEAGVKFVEALELFSHLANVGDTKSLVIHPASTTHRQLSDEQKVAAGAGPDTVRLSVGIEDVNDIVADLEQALAKV; this comes from the coding sequence ATGAGCCAGCGCGCACCAGGTTTCAACACGCTCGCGGTTCACGCCGGGGCCAAACCCGATCCGGCCACGGGTGCTCGCGCCACGCCGATCTACCAGACCACATCCTACGTCTTCGATGATGCCGACCACGCAGCCTCGCTGTTCGGCCTGAAGGCGTTCGGCAACATCTACACCCGCATCATGAACCCGACACAGGCGGTGCTCGAGGAGCGCGTCGCTGCTCTCGAAGGCGGCACGGCTGCACTTGCCGTGGCATCGGGCCACGCTGCACAACTGCTGGTCGCGCACACATTGCTGAAATCCGGCGAGAATTTCGTTGCCGCACGTCGGCTCTACGGCGGTTCGATCAACCAGTTCGGCCATGCTTTCAAGAACTTCGGCTGGGAAGTGCGCTGGGGCGACACCAATGATGTCTCCACCTTCGAGAAGCAGATCGACGAAAACACCAAGTTCATCTTCGCCGAGAGCCTGGCCAACCCGAACGGCGAGTTCGTCGACATTGAAAAGCTCGGCGATATTGCCCGCAAGCATGGCATTCCGCTGGTCGTCGACAACACGCTGGCGACGCCCTATCTGGTCCGACCGATCGAGCACGGCGCCGATATCGTCGTGCACTCGCTGACCAAGTTCATCGGCGGCCATGGCAATTCGATCGGTGGCGTCATCGTCGATGGCGGCACTTTCGACTGGTCGAAGTCCGGCAAATATCCGATGCTGTCCGAACCGCGCCCCGAATATGGCGGCCTGGTGCTGCACGAGACCTTCGGCAATTTCGCCTTCGCCATCGCGACCCGCGTACTCGGCCTGCGCGATTTCGGTCCGGCGATCTCGCCCTTCAACGCCTTCCTGATCCTGACCGGCCTGGAAACGCTACCGCTGCGTATGCAGCGCCACTGCGACAACGCTTCGACCGTGGCGGCCTGGCTCGCCAACCATCCGAAAGTATCCTGGGTGTCCTATCCCGGACTGTCGACGGACAAGAACAATGCGCTGCACAAGAAGTACTCGCCACTGGGTGCGGGCGCTGTCTTCACCTTCGGTCTCAAGGGCGGCTACGAAGCCGGCGTGAAGTTCGTCGAGGCGCTGGAACTGTTCTCGCATCTGGCCAATGTCGGCGACACCAAGTCGCTGGTCATCCACCCGGCATCGACAACGCATCGGCAGCTTTCCGACGAACAGAAGGTTGCGGCTGGCGCAGGTCCGGACACCGTGCGTCTCTCGGTCGGCATCGAGGACGTGAACGATATCGTCGCGGATCTCGAACAGGCGCTCGCCAAAGTCTGA
- a CDS encoding CoA-binding protein, with protein MNHDSYDNAYIAGILNSVKTIAIVGASANDVRPSWFVLKYMLDKGFSVFPINPGHAGKEILGRMTYARLADIPQPIDMVDIFRAPAAVPGIVDEVLALDPLPKVLWMQLGVRHDEAASKAEAAGIKVVMNRCPKIEYGRLSGEIGWNGVNSGVLSSKKPIMRQGFQSFGVRQR; from the coding sequence ATGAACCACGACAGCTATGACAATGCCTACATCGCCGGCATCCTGAATTCGGTGAAGACCATCGCCATCGTCGGCGCTTCGGCCAATGACGTGCGGCCGAGCTGGTTCGTACTGAAATACATGCTGGACAAAGGGTTTTCGGTTTTCCCGATCAATCCCGGCCATGCCGGCAAGGAGATCCTCGGGCGTATGACCTATGCCAGGCTGGCGGATATCCCTCAGCCGATCGACATGGTCGATATCTTCCGTGCGCCGGCCGCGGTGCCGGGCATCGTCGACGAAGTGCTGGCGCTCGATCCGCTGCCCAAAGTGCTATGGATGCAGCTTGGCGTGCGCCATGACGAGGCGGCGTCAAAGGCGGAGGCCGCCGGCATCAAGGTGGTGATGAACCGCTGCCCCAAGATCGAATATGGCCGCCTCTCCGGCGAGATCGGATGGAATGGCGTCAATTCGGGCGTGCTGTCCTCCAAGAAGCCCATCATGCGCCAGGGTTTCCAGAGTTTTGGCGTTCGCCAGAGGTAG
- a CDS encoding GNAT family N-acetyltransferase, whose translation MSQSLVFDIRPNTVWHVEEACRQAWPAAVEQVAEGWLLRRSGGGIRRTNSANPLAGERHCDAALIDRVEAFYRGFRQVPVFRLTDFTREMSAELDRRGYTTQASTLTLLAPLATQPLSDANDVTVTTEPTENWFDLRDRLAKDPVIFRDMVASINLPKAFASARAGGRTASIAYGVLCHGMLVVESVATHPNHRGNGLAKRTVGALMNWARGAGADKACLQVVADNHPALAVYRALGFNTSLYSYHYRFAPDAA comes from the coding sequence ATGAGCCAAAGCCTCGTTTTCGACATCCGGCCCAACACTGTCTGGCACGTCGAGGAGGCCTGTCGCCAGGCCTGGCCAGCAGCGGTGGAGCAGGTTGCCGAGGGCTGGTTGCTGCGCCGTTCGGGCGGCGGCATCCGCCGGACCAACTCCGCCAATCCGCTGGCGGGCGAGCGCCATTGCGATGCTGCGCTGATCGACAGGGTCGAAGCTTTCTATCGTGGTTTCCGCCAGGTGCCGGTGTTCCGGCTCACCGATTTCACGCGCGAGATGTCGGCCGAACTCGACCGGCGCGGCTACACGACACAGGCGAGCACGCTGACATTGCTGGCGCCTTTGGCGACCCAGCCTCTATCCGATGCCAATGATGTGACGGTGACGACCGAACCAACAGAAAACTGGTTCGATCTACGAGACCGCCTGGCGAAGGATCCGGTGATCTTCCGCGACATGGTCGCTTCGATCAATCTGCCGAAAGCTTTCGCCTCGGCGCGCGCCGGTGGTCGCACCGCCTCGATCGCCTATGGTGTCCTCTGCCACGGCATGCTGGTGGTGGAATCTGTCGCCACTCACCCGAACCATCGTGGCAACGGACTGGCCAAGCGGACGGTCGGTGCGCTGATGAACTGGGCGCGCGGCGCCGGAGCAGACAAGGCCTGCCTGCAGGTGGTGGCCGACAATCATCCAGCCCTTGCGGTTTACCGGGCTTTGGGCTTCAACACCTCGCTTTACAGCTATCATTATCGTTTCGCACCGGATGCCGCATGA
- a CDS encoding enoyl-CoA hydratase: MAEIVAIKTEPVGPVLAEQVNGIARITLASPPANALSLAVMAALQAEFDRLREDPSVRVIVLAASGKVFCAGHDLKELTANRNEGDRGRAFFEKTFAACSTLMQAIVRHPKPVIAAVDGLATAAGLQLVASCDLAIASHEATFCTPGVNIGLFCSTPMVALSRNVSRKQAMEMLLTGETIDAATAKEFGLINRIVPREYLNQVVTKYAQTIASKSPLTIRIGKEAFYAQAEMGLSDAYDYAGRVMVDNMLARDAEEGIGAFIGKRQPEWKGE, translated from the coding sequence GTGGCCGAAATCGTCGCCATCAAGACCGAACCCGTCGGGCCGGTACTGGCCGAGCAGGTCAATGGCATCGCCCGGATCACGCTTGCCAGCCCGCCCGCAAATGCCTTGTCCCTGGCTGTCATGGCTGCGTTGCAGGCGGAATTCGACCGGCTGCGCGAGGATCCGTCCGTGCGCGTCATTGTGCTCGCCGCTTCCGGCAAGGTGTTCTGTGCCGGACACGACCTCAAGGAACTCACCGCCAATCGCAATGAAGGCGACCGCGGCAGGGCCTTCTTTGAAAAGACCTTCGCCGCATGCTCGACCTTGATGCAGGCCATCGTGCGTCATCCGAAGCCTGTGATCGCGGCTGTCGATGGATTGGCGACAGCAGCCGGCCTGCAACTCGTCGCCAGCTGCGATCTGGCGATTGCCTCGCATGAGGCGACATTCTGCACGCCGGGCGTCAACATCGGTCTGTTCTGCTCGACGCCGATGGTGGCGCTGTCGCGCAATGTCTCACGCAAGCAGGCTATGGAAATGCTGTTGACCGGCGAAACCATCGACGCCGCGACCGCCAAGGAATTCGGCCTGATCAACCGCATCGTGCCACGCGAATACTTGAATCAGGTCGTGACCAAATACGCGCAAACCATTGCTTCAAAATCGCCTTTGACGATCCGCATTGGGAAGGAAGCCTTCTATGCTCAGGCAGAGATGGGGCTCTCGGACGCTTATGACTATGCGGGACGCGTGATGGTGGACAACATGCTGGCGCGCGACGCCGAAGAGGGCATCGGTGCCTTCATCGGCAAGCGGCAGCCGGAATGGAAGGGGGAATAA
- a CDS encoding PaaI family thioesterase, translated as MPMQDDLKPVLTAGEANDLLKSVYPQLNDDYLAYEAVDIFPGGCTVRLNADERHLRPGGTVSGPCLFTLADIGGYVCVLSHAGPDALSVTTNLNINFMRKAEAGPVLGHCRILKLGRSLMVYDIDIVAGATGHTVAQATGTYSIPPKR; from the coding sequence ATGCCGATGCAGGACGATCTCAAGCCGGTGTTGACCGCCGGCGAGGCCAATGACCTCCTGAAGTCGGTCTACCCGCAGCTCAACGACGATTATCTCGCCTATGAGGCGGTCGACATCTTTCCGGGCGGCTGCACGGTTCGCCTCAATGCAGACGAGCGGCACCTGCGCCCGGGCGGCACTGTCTCCGGCCCCTGCCTGTTCACGCTGGCCGATATTGGCGGGTATGTCTGCGTGCTTTCCCACGCGGGCCCTGATGCACTGTCCGTCACCACCAATCTCAACATCAATTTCATGCGCAAAGCCGAAGCAGGACCGGTTCTCGGCCACTGCCGCATCCTGAAGCTGGGCAGGAGCCTGATGGTCTACGACATCGATATCGTCGCAGGGGCGACGGGACACACGGTCGCGCAGGCCACCGGTACCTACTCGATTCCTCCGAAGCGCTGA
- a CDS encoding sigma-70 family RNA polymerase sigma factor, protein MDEKKILAGQFEANRAHLKAVAFRMLGSRTEAEDAVQETWVRLNRTDVGDVDNLGAWLRTVVARICLDMLRSRKLRREDPIGDGEPELPSEAGTISYDPEHQLAMADSIGLAMLIVLETLGPAERVAFVLHDMFDLPFDDIAPIVGRTTDATRKLASRARQRVQGTSVSPEADRARQRKVVEAFIAASRDGNFEALLSILDPGVVFRADEAAMRLGSEAELHGPTAVANAFNGRARSAKPAMLDGALGVVVEAGGRTLLVLRVTLKGDRIAGIEAVAEHDSLAGMDVAIFE, encoded by the coding sequence ATGGACGAAAAAAAGATTCTGGCAGGCCAGTTCGAGGCGAACCGCGCTCATCTGAAAGCTGTTGCCTTCCGCATGCTCGGATCCCGCACCGAGGCCGAGGATGCCGTGCAGGAAACATGGGTGCGGCTGAACCGGACCGATGTCGGCGATGTCGACAATCTCGGTGCCTGGCTGAGAACGGTGGTGGCACGCATCTGCCTGGACATGCTGCGCTCACGCAAATTGCGCCGCGAAGATCCGATCGGCGACGGAGAGCCGGAGTTGCCGTCGGAGGCTGGGACCATTTCCTACGATCCCGAGCATCAACTCGCCATGGCCGATTCCATTGGTCTTGCCATGCTCATCGTCCTGGAGACGCTTGGGCCGGCCGAGCGCGTCGCTTTCGTCCTGCACGACATGTTCGACCTGCCGTTCGATGACATTGCCCCGATCGTCGGGCGCACGACCGATGCAACACGCAAGCTGGCCAGCCGCGCCCGCCAGCGCGTACAGGGCACTTCGGTCTCGCCGGAGGCGGACCGTGCCCGCCAGCGCAAAGTCGTTGAAGCCTTTATCGCGGCGTCACGTGACGGCAATTTCGAGGCGCTGCTCTCCATTCTCGATCCGGGGGTCGTGTTCCGGGCTGATGAGGCCGCGATGCGGTTGGGCTCCGAGGCCGAACTGCATGGGCCGACGGCGGTTGCCAATGCGTTCAACGGCCGTGCCCGTAGCGCAAAGCCGGCCATGCTCGATGGTGCGCTCGGCGTCGTGGTCGAGGCCGGTGGCCGGACACTGCTTGTCTTGCGTGTCACACTGAAAGGCGATCGCATCGCCGGCATCGAGGCGGTCGCGGAACACGACAGCCTGGCTGGGATGGATGTGGCGATTTTCGAGTGA
- a CDS encoding carboxymuconolactone decarboxylase family protein — protein MQARMKNPVFVIPEAMQALMALNKATEKSGLSEVTTKLVHLRASQINGCSVCVDMHAQELKKAGETDRRIFAVAAWRDTPFFNEAERAALALTEAVTRIADRSDAVPDDVWNEAAKYYDEKAISGLLLQIAQINVWNRLNASVRQVAGAAWN, from the coding sequence ATGCAGGCGAGAATGAAGAACCCGGTCTTTGTAATCCCCGAAGCCATGCAGGCGCTGATGGCGCTCAACAAGGCGACGGAAAAGAGCGGCCTTTCCGAGGTCACCACCAAGCTCGTCCACCTGCGCGCCAGCCAGATCAATGGATGCAGCGTATGCGTGGACATGCATGCCCAGGAATTGAAGAAGGCGGGAGAAACCGACCGCCGCATCTTTGCCGTGGCAGCCTGGCGCGATACGCCGTTCTTCAACGAAGCCGAACGCGCAGCGCTTGCACTCACCGAGGCTGTCACGCGCATTGCCGACCGTTCGGACGCCGTGCCGGACGATGTCTGGAATGAAGCCGCCAAATATTACGACGAGAAGGCCATATCCGGGCTGCTGCTGCAGATCGCACAGATCAATGTTTGGAACCGGCTGAACGCCAGCGTGCGGCAAGTAGCTGGCGCCGCGTGGAATTGA
- a CDS encoding SDR family oxidoreductase codes for MSKGKILVLAATGNVGAPLVAELLGKGEQVKAASRAASPSLPAGAEPARLDLSDPRSIDPALDGVDRIYAVSPAGYLDQLGLLGPVVEAAAPRKIKVVLQTAIGVDASDAIPFRQLELQLERSGTPFVILRPNWFSDNFATYWVRGVQAGEIRVPAGEGRTSFVDARDIAAAAASALVTNRHDGKAFALTGSKAYSYAEAAALLSKALGRTIRYNPVDDRTFIDETVAGGLSQGYAELLAAIFHPVAEGWVAATTDAVETLSGSKPRSLEESIGDVARRLQAA; via the coding sequence ATGTCCAAGGGAAAGATCCTGGTTCTGGCGGCGACAGGCAATGTCGGAGCACCGCTGGTGGCTGAGCTGCTAGGCAAGGGAGAGCAGGTCAAGGCGGCAAGCCGTGCGGCATCCCCGAGCCTGCCGGCCGGTGCCGAACCCGCTCGGCTCGACTTGTCCGATCCGCGCAGCATCGATCCGGCGCTGGACGGCGTCGACCGCATCTATGCCGTTTCCCCAGCGGGTTACCTCGACCAACTCGGGCTGTTGGGGCCCGTGGTGGAAGCCGCGGCGCCACGCAAGATCAAGGTGGTTCTCCAGACGGCGATCGGCGTTGACGCAAGCGACGCCATTCCGTTCCGACAACTCGAATTGCAGCTGGAGCGCTCCGGTACGCCTTTCGTGATCCTGCGCCCCAACTGGTTCAGCGACAATTTCGCGACTTACTGGGTGCGGGGCGTGCAGGCCGGTGAAATTCGCGTGCCGGCGGGCGAGGGCAGGACGAGTTTCGTCGATGCCCGTGACATCGCCGCTGCCGCCGCCAGCGCGCTGGTTACGAACCGTCACGACGGCAAGGCCTTCGCGTTGACCGGCTCCAAGGCCTACAGCTATGCCGAGGCGGCCGCGCTGTTGTCGAAGGCGCTCGGGCGGACGATCCGCTACAATCCGGTAGATGACCGCACTTTCATTGATGAAACGGTGGCCGGTGGATTGTCGCAGGGCTATGCCGAACTTCTGGCGGCAATCTTCCATCCTGTCGCTGAGGGATGGGTGGCTGCGACGACCGATGCGGTCGAGACCTTGTCGGGAAGCAAGCCCCGCTCGCTTGAAGAATCGATCGGCGACGTCGCTCGCCGGCTCCAGGCAGCATAG
- a CDS encoding helix-turn-helix domain-containing protein, producing MRNYDVYAENCPTRLLLDHIADKWTALVLWKISDGPVRFNQLRRDVEGISTKVLSQTLKRLGRDGLIARKVFATVPVTVEYSITPLGNTLAEKLSAITEWAEANIEAVIAAQERFDRECVCAGGPEAMSGPKRGLIQPAGMR from the coding sequence ATGCGCAACTATGACGTCTATGCCGAGAACTGCCCGACAAGGCTGCTGCTCGATCATATAGCGGACAAATGGACCGCGCTGGTTCTGTGGAAAATTTCGGATGGACCGGTGCGCTTCAACCAGTTGCGCCGCGACGTCGAAGGCATCTCGACAAAGGTGCTGTCGCAGACCTTGAAACGGCTCGGCCGCGATGGGTTGATTGCGCGCAAGGTCTTCGCCACCGTACCGGTCACCGTGGAATACTCGATCACCCCGCTGGGCAACACACTCGCGGAGAAGCTCTCGGCCATCACGGAATGGGCCGAAGCCAACATCGAAGCGGTGATCGCAGCCCAGGAACGCTTCGATCGCGAATGTGTCTGCGCAGGCGGGCCCGAGGCTATGAGCGGCCCGAAACGTGGCCTCATTCAGCCTGCCGGAATGCGGTAA
- the rplM gene encoding 50S ribosomal protein L13: MATFSQKPADVVKKWVLIDAEGLVVGRLASLVANILRGKNKPTFTPHVDDGDNVIIINADKVVFTGKKYTDKVYYWHTGHPGGIKERTARQLLEGRFPERVVEKAVERMIPRGPLGRRQMKNLRVYAGAEHPHTAQQPVTLDVGALNAKNKRA, encoded by the coding sequence ATGGCAACCTTTTCGCAGAAGCCTGCGGACGTGGTGAAGAAGTGGGTGCTGATCGACGCCGAGGGTCTCGTCGTCGGTCGTCTGGCATCGCTCGTCGCCAACATCCTGCGTGGCAAGAACAAGCCTACCTTCACGCCCCACGTCGACGACGGTGACAATGTCATCATCATCAACGCCGACAAGGTCGTTTTCACCGGCAAGAAGTACACCGACAAGGTCTACTACTGGCACACCGGTCACCCCGGCGGCATCAAGGAGCGCACTGCGCGCCAGCTGCTCGAAGGCCGCTTCCCGGAGCGTGTTGTCGAGAAGGCCGTTGAACGCATGATCCCGCGCGGTCCGCTCGGCCGTCGCCAGATGAAGAACCTCCGCGTCTATGCTGGCGCTGAGCATCCGCACACCGCCCAGCAGCCTGTGACGCTCGACGTCGGCGCGCTGAACGCCAAGAACAAGAGGGCTTGA
- the rpsI gene encoding 30S ribosomal protein S9 → MAELSSLAELGSVAQTAQPAAPVHVQKLDKSGRAYATGKRKDAIARVWVKPGSGKITVNDKEFGAYFARPVLQMILNQPIIAANRAGQYDIVATVTGGGLSGQAGAVRHGISKALTYYEPALRAVLKKGGFLTRDSRTVERKKYGKAKARRSFQFSKR, encoded by the coding sequence ATGGCTGAGCTTTCCTCGCTCGCAGAACTCGGCTCGGTCGCGCAGACCGCGCAGCCGGCTGCTCCGGTCCACGTCCAGAAGCTCGACAAGTCGGGCCGCGCTTACGCCACCGGCAAGCGCAAGGACGCCATCGCCCGCGTCTGGGTGAAGCCCGGCTCCGGCAAGATCACTGTCAATGACAAGGAATTCGGCGCTTATTTCGCGCGTCCGGTCCTGCAGATGATCCTCAACCAGCCGATCATCGCGGCCAACCGCGCCGGCCAGTACGACATCGTTGCCACCGTTACCGGTGGCGGTCTCTCCGGTCAGGCCGGTGCAGTGCGTCATGGCATCTCCAAGGCGCTCACCTATTACGAGCCGGCGCTGCGCGCAGTGCTCAAGAAGGGTGGCTTCCTGACCCGCGACAGCCGTACCGTCGAGCGTAAGAAGTACGGCAAGGCCAAGGCCCGCCGCAGCTTCCAGTTCTCGAAGCGCTAA